The genomic DNA ATCTTGTTATTTCCTGTTTCTTCGTTTCGAGAATTTTATCTAAAATCGTTCCCACTTAGATCACCTCTATTTGAATTGCCTTGCTTTTTTCAATAAGCTGCTGGAGCTTCTCATACGCCGCACCTGAATCAATGCTTTCTTTTGCCAGCTGAATTCCTTCCTCAATGGATTTCGCTTTTCCGGCGGCAAAAATGCCAATTCCGGCGTTAAGAAGAACGGTATCACGCTTAGCCCCTTTTTCGCCTTTCAATATATTTGTTAAAATTTCGGCGTTTTCCTTCGCGTCTCCGCCGCGGATTGCTTCATTTTTATAAACAGACAGACCGACATCTTCAGGATGGATAGTCATTTTCCGAATTGACCCTTCTTCAAGCACAACTAAATGGTTTTCTCCTTGAAGAGACGCTTCATCCATAAATCCAGCACCGTTCAAAACGACAGCACGTTTTCTTCCTAATGCGTTTAAAACTTCAGCAAACATCCCGATCAAATCGCGGCGATAAATACCGAGCAATTGGTATTCAAGATCGATTGGATTTGTCAAGGGACCTATCAAGTTAAAAATTGTTGGAATTCTCAAGTCTCGTCTTACTTTCATTATTCGCTTGATCCGAGGGTGAACATTTGGGGCAAACAAAAAGGCAATACCGATTTCTTCCATTAATTCCTCTGTTCGTTCAGGCGGCAAATGTATATTCACCCCTAAATGTTCAAGAACATCTGCACTTCCTGTCTTGCTTGAAATGCTCCGGTTTCCATGTTTGGCGACCGGAATCCCCGCACCGGCCAATACAAATGCAGAAGTTGTGCTAATATTAAAACTTTTCGAACCGTCACCGCCCGTTCCGCAATTATCCATAACATTGGGAATTTTCTTTCTAAATGGAAGAGAATGTTCCCTGAGAGCCTTTACTAATCCGGCAATTTCGTTTACGGTTTCTCCTTTTGTTTTTAATCCGATCAAGAAAGCGGCAATTTCACTGTCAGTAACTTCTTCGGAAAATAGAAAGCTGACAGCTTCCTTCATCTCATATTCTGTTAATGATTCTCCTTCAGTTAATTTTTGAAGAAATGCTTTCATGACTGCTCTCCCTTCTGATATTTTTTAAAAAGTTGTTTATGATTTTCTTACCTGTTTTAGTTCCCACTGACTCCGGATGGAATTGGAGACCGTAAAGTGGGCAGGATTCGTGTTTAATCGCCATAATTTCGTTATCATCCATTGATCTTGCAAGGATCTTAAAGACTCCCGGCAGCGTGCCGTTTTGAATCACTAACGAATGATAACGCATGACTTCTACCGGCTGAGGCAAATATTCGAATAAAAAGGATCCGGTATGAGTCAATTTTGATGTTTTTCCATGCATAACTTTGCCGGCCTTTTCAATCACAGCTCCGAAAGCATAACCAATTGCTTGATGGCCGAGGCATATACCAAGAATTGGAGTTTTTCGATAAAATGCTTTTATGATATCTACACATATTCCTGCAGCTT from Bacillus methanolicus MGA3 includes the following:
- the trpD gene encoding anthranilate phosphoribosyltransferase, coding for MKAFLQKLTEGESLTEYEMKEAVSFLFSEEVTDSEIAAFLIGLKTKGETVNEIAGLVKALREHSLPFRKKIPNVMDNCGTGGDGSKSFNISTTSAFVLAGAGIPVAKHGNRSISSKTGSADVLEHLGVNIHLPPERTEELMEEIGIAFLFAPNVHPRIKRIMKVRRDLRIPTIFNLIGPLTNPIDLEYQLLGIYRRDLIGMFAEVLNALGRKRAVVLNGAGFMDEASLQGENHLVVLEEGSIRKMTIHPEDVGLSVYKNEAIRGGDAKENAEILTNILKGEKGAKRDTVLLNAGIGIFAAGKAKSIEEGIQLAKESIDSGAAYEKLQQLIEKSKAIQIEVI
- a CDS encoding anthranilate synthase component II is translated as MILLIDNYDSFTFNLYQYLGELGEDVKVARNDQINLKEIEKLNPGAIVLSPGPGRPEAAGICVDIIKAFYRKTPILGICLGHQAIGYAFGAVIEKAGKVMHGKTSKLTHTGSFLFEYLPQPVEVMRYHSLVIQNGTLPGVFKILARSMDDNEIMAIKHESCPLYGLQFHPESVGTKTGKKIINNFLKNIRRESSHESISSKIN